AGAGGCTTGGTTGTGACAGTGGCGCGAGCTTTATTGCCAGCTTTATGGTCTTGGGTGTGGCCTGGCAGGTGGGGTCATGAGAGGCAAGAGAGGCAGGAGTGGGAGGGCGCCGGTGGACCCCGTGGCCTCAGGTGGTGGCTGTCTGGGGTGTCTCAGCCTGCGGATGCCCGTTGGCGTCACCAGTGCAGCCATTGGGGGCGGTGGGCACTGGTCCTTTCTTGCGCGGCACATGGCAGGCCGCGGGCCCCACGCGCTTGAATGCGGGGTCTGGGCGCTCCATCTTGTACTCCAGCAGCATGTGGTTCTGCGGCGGCAACCCCACACAGGCCCTGGAGATGGTAGTGGGGCTCAGCTGGGCCAGAAACTGGGCTGGCGGTGTCGGCAACCTCCACCCCACACCACCGCCACCCCCTCGCACATATGCACCTGAGAATGTTCTCAATGCAACTGCGCTGGCGGAAGAGTGCGTTGACCACTGGGCTGCCCGGAGGCACGAGTGGGGCCTTGAAGAGGAAACTGAGCAGAGACAGCACtgggtggaaaccctgtggctccCGGTCGACGTCCGTGCGGAAGCTCACGCGCTGGCACAGCTCGGTCAGCAGCGCCAAGTCCAGCATGATGGGCGCAGCCAGCAGCGAGTCCTAGGGGCGGGGCCGGTGAGTGGGCGTGGCCTCCAGTGGTCGCCCCACCCCTCCCGCCTGGCCCTGCCTCTGCACCTCGCATGTGTTGTGCAACACCAGTGTGTTGGTGCCGCCCAACATCAGCTCTGATGTGTACTCGTCCAGTGCGCGCTTGCTGTCGCCCACATACGGCACGTACTTGATCACCACCTGGGGTGCGCACAAAGTCGTTCACACGGACCCGCAGCGCCCCAGCCCGCGCCCGGCCTCCCAGTCCCCACGTCCCCACGCACGCAGTGATCTGGCTCCTCGCCGGGTGCATAGAGCACCGGGTTGCTGAGCACCATGTCGTCTACCACACTGCTCTTGGACACCTCCTTCGAGCGGAACTGGGATGGCGCAGACAGGTTCTGCCCGTCATTGTTGCCCAGGTGGTTGTAGCTCACGATGGACATCGTCTGCGGGCGGCAACACAGCCCCGCAGCGCTCCAGGCCCCACCGACTCGCGGGTCAAGCCCCACCTTCTTCACCCCCACCTCTTTTGTCCCGAGCcctctacccccacccccactgtcgCCCCGCGCACCTTGAGGCCGGAGCCAATGAGGAAGTCCACAAGCACCGACTTAACCTTGGTCTGTCCAGTCTTGAAGTCGTCCCCGCCCACGAAGACCCGGTGTTGCCACGCGAGCTCTAGCGCCCCCGGCACCAGTGTGTTCTGTGGGGACCCGTTAAGGAAGGCACAGCCCTCCAGGATGCTTGCCACAGCGAAGAGCGTGGATGGGGACACCTCCTCACCCATCTGCAGGTGTGGGCACAAGGGTGGTCAGCATGGGGGCCGTAGGCTCTAACGCCATCCCCAGCGCCGCCCATGCTGCCCCATCGGGACGCCACCTCGATGGTTCGAAGTAGGTTCTCGGCCGTGTCGTTTCGGCCTGGGACCACGTCACAGAAACGCTCTGTGTTTGCAGTCCACAGCACGATGACCTTGTCCAGCCCCTTGCTGGACCGGAAGTCTCGGATGTCCTTGCGGATCTGCTCCAGCTGAGGGGAAGGTGGGAGGAGGGTGTACAGGCGCCTAGATCCCTGGATGCCCCAAGCATAAAGTGGGGCCTGGACCTACCCCAGTACACGAAGTGGGGTGCATAAGGCAATAGGAACGGGTGAGGTAACAGGCAGGGAGGGAAAACAAAAGGCCagcatgataaaaaataaaaataaaaagggggaAGTAAAGAAGACAGGAGACAAGGAACAGATGGAGCTGGGCCAAAGGGGTGGCACCTGCTGTGCACGCGTGCCCTGGATGAGGTGGTCTGCGCGCGCGCCCTGGTTGGCAGCGATGAACTCGGGGATGTAGACCGAGGGGCGCGGGTGCAGGACCTCCATGTGCGGCCATAGCTGCTCCTGCAAACCCCAGTCCAGCACCTGTGCGCGCCGCATCGCCTGGGCCAGGTTCAGCGACGAGATGTCCCAGCCTGTGTACGCCCCTCACGCTCGTGCCGGCTCGATCGGCCCCTGGGGACCCCGCCAGCCGCGCTGCCCTCTCCCCGGCCCGGGTCCTACGTACCGTCAAACACCAGGTCGTCGGGCGCCACCATGGGAAGCAGTGCGCGGAAAGGCACGTGCACCTCCTGACCCTCTGCGTCCAGGCCCAGGCTCACAGTGCCGGCTTGCGTCAGCGAGCCGTAGTAGTTGGCCTCCTGGGGGCGGCAGGCAGGGTGCGGGGTGGGACCGAGCCGGCCTGCGCCCCGCCCCGGACACGCCCCCTGCCCCGCCTCACTGCCTGGCGCAGTCAGCTCAGTTGAGGCCACTCCCCACAGAGACCACTCCCCTCGCGGAGGCCCCTTACCCTGCGGAGACGCCCCCTACCCCTCGGTGGAATCTGCTCCCCCCGAGGAGGCCACGCCCCCGGACGGACCCCCATGGAGTTCCCTCCCTCCGTGGAATCCTCTCCCCTTGTGGAGGCCCCTCCCTTGCGGAGACACCTTCTGTGCCCCCTCCGTCCCCTGTAAGACCCCCTTCCCCCGCGGAGAGGCCCCTTCCCCGCAGAGACGCCCCCTCCCACCGGTGGAATCCTCTCCCCTCGGGAAAGACGTCCCTTTCCCCCAGTGGTATCTCCTAACTCCCGCGGAGCCCCCTCCCCCCACGGAATACTTCCCTGTAGAATCTGCATCTGCTCCCCGCGGGGAGACTACTCTCCCACAGCGGAGTTCCGTTTCTCTGCGGAACCCCTCCCCTCACGGAACCCTTTCCCCGCGGGGCCCCCCACCTTGCGGCCAGTGCGCGTGGGCCAGGACAGGCGCAGCCGGTTGGCCAGCACCGCGGCGGTCAGCGTGGAGCCGTTGTTGCCGCCCCAGCCGACGAGCATGACTCCGAGGCGGGGCACCTGCCGGGCCGTCCGGAAGGTGAAGCGCGTGGACGTGGGGTGCACCTGGGGAGACAACGTCGTTATCCTGGGGCGCGACCGGCCCGCCCTGCCCCGAGCCTCCGCCCGGCGGTGAGGCCGTTGGGCGAGCCCTGGGCCGCCCACCTTGAGGATGCCGCCCTCGCGGCTGACGCGCGTCGTCCGGTACTCGTACTGTGCCTCGATGGCCTCGGGGCCGTAGACCACGTCGGGGCTCTCGACTACAAActcggcggcggcggctgcggcCTCCATCGCAGCGGGCTGGGGGCAGGGCGGACGGTCAGCCTGGGACCCGAGGCGGCGGACTCCGTCCCCGGGCGGGGGGGACGGCGGGACCCCGCGGGGCGCACTCACCGGCTCAAAGCGGCGCGGGCGGCCAGCGGTGGGCTGCGCGAGGCGGCGGGGCGCACCGACTCCGGGGAAAAGCGCCGCGGCCCCGCCTccgcccctccccgccccgcccccggagGGAGggggcgccgccgccgccgcccgggtTCGAGGCTCCAGGCGCTTGCGCAGCCTCACTGGCGCGCGCGGCCAGCACCGCCACTTTACTAAGGAGGGCCGCGAGGCCGCGTCTGCCCCCAGCCacagtggggtggggggtgcagcCAGGCCAGGGAGGTCGGGCTTATGGCGGGGTGACTCTTGGTCCTAGATCCCGCGGGGCAAACTGAGGGAGCGGAAGGGGTGAAAGAGCCGAGGGCCAAACAAGGACTGAGACCCGAGACCAGACACTTTCTTGGCTCCAGCTGTCCCCACCCTCCAAAACACGCGCAGCAGAACCCACAGCGCGCACTCTCCCTTGTCCCCCGCATGGCTCCCTATGATCTCGTCAAGTGAAGATATCTGGAAGGGGGAGAAAGGGAGCCAAGGGGACAGGACGATCGCAACAGCAGGGGTGGGGTGCTCCACACGGGAGAGCGCGCAAGCCCAACTTCTGCGGAAGCCTCGGGGTTCGGGGAGGTAGTTTTCTCTTATACTGGGACGAGGCGAGAAAACGTTAGAAACGCGGTTCTCAGCACGcaggcggggggggggtgggctGAGAGAGTGGCGTGATCCCCGGGGCTCAGACGACTTTTCGCTGAGGTCAGCCTATCCTCCTCGGAGGGGCCCTGAAGGAGGGGCCGTCTGCCGCCTCGGGTGCAGGGTAGACAAAGTTcaggggctggggaaggagagagagctcCGTCGCCCGAGTTGAGTTGAGAAGCACTTTGTTTCTGCCAGATCCCGGGGATCAGCCCTTGGTTACTCATTGCTGAGGCCGAGAATAGGGATTTAGAGGGCCTGGGTCTGGCCTGGTCTTGGGTAAACAAGGGGGCATCTGGGAGGCTTATCTCGGTCACGTGAGGCGTCTGGTTCTTTGCAGTAAGCCGGTTTCCAGGACACAAAGGGTGGGAAGTTTCTCAGGGAtcaggtaaaattcaacattGTCAGCCTCAGGGCGGACACAGTCACCTGCCATGAGAGGGTTCAGACGGTGGCTGCTGCTGCGGCCTCTGTTTCCCCACCTGCAGCAGTAATGTCCAAGGGCAAGCTGGGCTGGGGGCAGGCAGCTGAGGCCGGCAGGCAGCCGGGAGGGGCGAAGCCGGCCCAGAGGCGCGTCCCCCTTGCGCTGGGCGATAAGGGAGCGTGGGAACTCAGCGGGAAGCCGCGGAGCAGGCGGCTCCCCCAGGATCTTTCCAAAACAAGCGG
This DNA window, taken from Elephas maximus indicus isolate mEleMax1 chromosome 3, mEleMax1 primary haplotype, whole genome shotgun sequence, encodes the following:
- the ISYNA1 gene encoding inositol-3-phosphate synthase 1 translates to MEAAAAAAEFVVESPDVVYGPEAIEAQYEYRTTRVSREGGILKVHPTSTRFTFRTARQVPRLGVMLVGWGGNNGSTLTAAVLANRLRLSWPTRTGRKEANYYGSLTQAGTVSLGLDAEGQEVHVPFRALLPMVAPDDLVFDGWDISSLNLAQAMRRAQVLDWGLQEQLWPHMEVLHPRPSVYIPEFIAANQGARADHLIQGTRAQQLEQIRKDIRDFRSSKGLDKVIVLWTANTERFCDVVPGRNDTAENLLRTIEMGEEVSPSTLFAVASILEGCAFLNGSPQNTLVPGALELAWQHRVFVGGDDFKTGQTKVKSVLVDFLIGSGLKTMSIVSYNHLGNNDGQNLSAPSQFRSKEVSKSSVVDDMVLSNPVLYAPGEEPDHCVVIKYVPYVGDSKRALDEYTSELMLGGTNTLVLHNTCEDSLLAAPIMLDLALLTELCQRVSFRTDVDREPQGFHPVLSLLSFLFKAPLVPPGSPVVNALFRQRSCIENILRACVGLPPQNHMLLEYKMERPDPAFKRVGPAACHVPRKKGPVPTAPNGCTGDANGHPQAETPQTATT